From the genome of Sinanaerobacter sp. ZZT-01:
AAGAAAATCACTCCTTTGATTTATATTTAAAAAGTATAAATAAGATATATTTATAGTATTTTTCATATATATTATACGGTGCTATAATGATGTTGTAAATCAGAATAATTGAAAATCGCGATATCATATTCTTATTAACATAATTTGAAAATAAAAATAAATATAAATTCGGTGGTGATTTAATAATGTCTGATATAAATTTTAATAATGAGCATTTGAATAATAAAACAATTGGAATACTAGGTGGCATGGGGCCACTTGCAACGGATGATCTTTTCCATAAAATTATTATTCTTACAGAAGCTAAGAATGATAATGAACATATCCATATACTGATTGATAATTATACTGCCATACCTGATAGAACTAGTTATATTTTAGGTTATGGGGAGGATCCGACGAAATACATGGTAGAGGCAGCTATGAAACTGCAATTGATGGGTGCTGATGTCATAATAATGCCATGCAATACTGCCCATTACTTTTACGATGAAATAGTAAAATACCTTCGTATACCTTTTATTAATATGATTGAAGAAGTTGCTAAAAAAATAAAAAAGGTTAAACCTGATGCCAGTAAGATAGGATTGTTAGCCACAGCAGGAACCTGCAAGTCCGGAGTTTACGATAAGATATTAAAAAAGTATGGTATTAAAGTTATAAAACCAAATGGTGCAGATCAGGACAAAATTAGTGATCTAATATATGGCATTAAAGCTGGACGAACAGAATACAACTCGGGCGATATCAATTCTATAATTTCTTATTTCGAATTGCAGAACATAGATACTGTAATATTAGGTTGCACAGAACTGCCTGTAGCTTTCCAGATGATGAATATAAAAGGCAATTTTATTGACCCAACTAAAATATTAGCCCAGAGCGCAATTGAAATGGTGGGAAGAAAAGCTATGGATTAAACTCTATAGTATAAGCAGAATATAATTAATGATAATTAGAATATATAAAACTACATAAAAATAATAGGGAGTAAATATTAATGGATAAAATGAGTCTTCAAAGAGAAGAAATAGAAAAAGTATATGGTAAAATCAGCCCATTCGAACTCAAAGACAAGTTAATAAGTCTTGCAGAAGAGTCAAACAAGAGTGGAACGCACTCGCTGCTGGATGCGGGAAGGGGAAATCCTAACTGGATAGCAGCAACACCTAGAGAAGCATTCTTCACATTTGGTCAGTTCGCAGTTGCGGAAAGCAGAAGGGTCTGGAACGAGGGGGACTTAGGGGGAATGCCCAAAAAGGAAGGGATTGCACAACGTTTCAAGCAATATATCAACAAAAACAGCAGCGCTCCAGGGGCAGAGCAACTTAAGAGGATAATAAACTACGGAATAACAATGAAAGGATTCAATCCGGACGAATGGATATACGAGCTGGCAGACGGTATAATCGGGGATAACTATCCTATGCCTGACAGGATGCTTTGGCATATAGAAAAGGTAGTGAACGACTATCTTATACAGGAGTTATGCTATAATGAACCGCTTGAAGGTATTTTCAGGACCTTTGCAGTAGAGGGAGCTACAGCAGGGATGTGCTACGTGTTCGATTCCCTCATCGCAAACAACATGCTTTCAAAGGGGGATAAAATTGCTATCATGACACCAGTGTTTACGCCATATCTAGAGATACCGCATCTGCCGCGATATAACTTTGAAGTGGTAAATATTTGTGCAAACGAAGTGGATGAGCAAGGTAACAGGACATGGCAGTATCCTGATTCGGAAATAGATAAGCTTAGTGACAAATCAATAAAGGCCCTATGCATTGTAAATCCAAGCAATCCTCCTTCGGTTGCTATGAAGCCAGAATCAGTTAAACTCCTAAAAAACATTGTCCATAAGGATAACCCAGACCTTATGATCATATCAGATGATGTATACAGTACCTTTGTGGACGGCTTCAGATCTCTGATGGCTGACCTGCCGTATAACACTATAGGGGTTTACTCTTACTCTAAATACTTCGGAGTCACAGGCTGGAGGCTTGGAACTATCGCTATCTATGAGGACAATGTATTTGATAAACTTCTAAAGGAGCAGGATGAGGACAAGAAGGAAAGGGCAAGAAGAAGATACTCCGGGCTTTCAACGAATCCAGACAGCATAAAGTTTGTAGACAGGATAGTGGCGGATAGCAGACAGGTTGCTCTTAACCACACTGCAGGACTTTCAACACCTCAGCAGGTGCAGATGGCTTTCTTTTCTTTGTTCGCTATAACGGATCGGGAGAACAAGTACAAAAATCTTACAAAGAATATCTGCCGCCGTAGGCAGAAGCTATTGTTTGAAGGGTTGGGACTTGATGTGAAAAAAGATCAATATAGCGCAGCATATTATACTCAATTCGATCTCATTGAGTGGGCAAGCCAAAACTACAGTGAGGATTTCACAAAATACCTAAAGGATAACTATAAAACTGTAGATATACTTATAAGGCTTGCAGAGCAGTCCTCAATTGTGCTCCTAGACGGAAATGGTTTCAATGGTCCTGAATGGTCTATAAGGATATCACTGGCAAATCTCTGTGACGAATCCTATTCTAAAATAGGAAAAGTTCTTCATGATGTTATGGAAGGTTATGTAGAAGAATGGACTGAAAATCACTAATATCAAAATATCTTTAAAATTAATGGAGGTGGCTGAGTAATACAAACTCAGCTACTTTTTTAGTTGTATTATTCTTTCTTGCCTTGTATAGTTAAATTGAATGGAGAATACGGTTTAGGAGGTCATGTCAATGAAAAAGATTGCACTTATCTATAAAAATAGAGAAAATCAAGAAGTTATTACTTATTTGGAAAATGCTCTGTATCACATATTTGAAGCGTATATAGAAATAAAAAGCTATTTTATCAGCGAATTGTTACCTAATGAACAAATTGAAGCAGATGCATATCTGATGGTTTATGAGGATATGATTTATCAGCTTAAAAATCATATATCAAATTTTTATAAATTGATTTTACTTGGAAGAAGTATAAGAAAAGAATTTCTGCACGCCATGCTGGAGATTCCTAAAGATACGGACGTGCT
Proteins encoded in this window:
- a CDS encoding aspartate/glutamate racemase family protein, translating into MSDINFNNEHLNNKTIGILGGMGPLATDDLFHKIIILTEAKNDNEHIHILIDNYTAIPDRTSYILGYGEDPTKYMVEAAMKLQLMGADVIIMPCNTAHYFYDEIVKYLRIPFINMIEEVAKKIKKVKPDASKIGLLATAGTCKSGVYDKILKKYGIKVIKPNGADQDKISDLIYGIKAGRTEYNSGDINSIISYFELQNIDTVILGCTELPVAFQMMNIKGNFIDPTKILAQSAIEMVGRKAMD
- the aspD gene encoding aspartate 4-decarboxylase, which produces MDKMSLQREEIEKVYGKISPFELKDKLISLAEESNKSGTHSLLDAGRGNPNWIAATPREAFFTFGQFAVAESRRVWNEGDLGGMPKKEGIAQRFKQYINKNSSAPGAEQLKRIINYGITMKGFNPDEWIYELADGIIGDNYPMPDRMLWHIEKVVNDYLIQELCYNEPLEGIFRTFAVEGATAGMCYVFDSLIANNMLSKGDKIAIMTPVFTPYLEIPHLPRYNFEVVNICANEVDEQGNRTWQYPDSEIDKLSDKSIKALCIVNPSNPPSVAMKPESVKLLKNIVHKDNPDLMIISDDVYSTFVDGFRSLMADLPYNTIGVYSYSKYFGVTGWRLGTIAIYEDNVFDKLLKEQDEDKKERARRRYSGLSTNPDSIKFVDRIVADSRQVALNHTAGLSTPQQVQMAFFSLFAITDRENKYKNLTKNICRRRQKLLFEGLGLDVKKDQYSAAYYTQFDLIEWASQNYSEDFTKYLKDNYKTVDILIRLAEQSSIVLLDGNGFNGPEWSIRISLANLCDESYSKIGKVLHDVMEGYVEEWTENH